Proteins encoded within one genomic window of Hevea brasiliensis isolate MT/VB/25A 57/8 chromosome 8, ASM3005281v1, whole genome shotgun sequence:
- the LOC110653606 gene encoding disease resistance protein At4g27190-like translates to MSHPFTYKSKFETLHHEAEQLMNKRLKLQQSVDEAKRKGEEIYESVDKWLIEAGKAIEEADEFIQGEEQAKKRCFVGLCPDLKTRYLLSKKAEKKALAIDKLVNEGDHDPISFRPRILQIVASSVYHREALNSRVLFLKQVMDALRDPNLNKIGVHGMGGVGKTTLAKEVHRQALEEKLFDEVVMVAVNQTPELRRIQSEVADVLGLTFDVEGIPGRANRLYERLKKEKKVLIILDDIWKQLDLKAVGIPIGDDCKGCKILLTSRDKHVLSQMGTQVVFHLDVLQDEEAWSLFEMTLADAKDSELPPIATEVAKKCAGLPLLLLTVATDLRNRESYAWNDKLKQLSVFDNEEIYAKVHSVLESSYNDLPGNEVKSFFLLCGLLGLSNIPIRSLLKYVMGLSLFKHISTVKEARNKVYTLIDTLKAKCLLIDGDKYGFVKMHDVVRDTALLIASREQHAFIGTRSGSELMKWPNKDSARISLPYCDIEDLPEGWECPKAELLLLFTEVLSLGIPDLFFKGIRNLEVVDFTGMHFVSLPSSLAFLSNIHTLCLHRCQLDDIAIIGDLKQLRVLSFANSYIVELPRQIEELTRLKLLDVSDCSKLKMIPASALSKLSLLEALYMSNSFDQWEADGIRNQGNASLAELEYLSHLMTLEIQILDAKILPKRLFSNGLQSYRILIGDGWDWNGNYETSRMLKLKLKTSIHSEYGVKVLLRETEDLYLDEVRGAENVLYDIDGDGFPQLKHLHVQNNTVIQHIINSTKWAACDAFPILESLILENLMNLEKICHGQLAAGSFNKLGILKVWNCDRLTNLFSLSTARCLLQLRVMEVRFCPNMEAIVVDDEDSNEEVVEFNQLRSLTLDGLPHLRSFRSKMKKAPPGIESRHKQILTADEPAFEEFVSEESSLFNRMVSFPNLEVLLLVSVTCEKIWHDQLSATYSNLKSLTVTRCDNLKYLFSTSIVKSLLQLKTLRIEDCSSLEEIILTEEIIEEEDERVNKIIFPKLDALKLWRLPYLIRFCSGYQIEFQSLRDLDILGCGALMCLVPSVPHTDMMAKQVYTETNHNTEIQSLFNEMVAFSNLENLNLREMNDMKSVWHSQFAADSFCKLKSLKISYCSKLMTVFPSNVLERFQRLEELNVRYCNSLQEIYQLEGFNVIEAFELRKLSIDSLPSLKHVWRKDPQGVFTFQNLKSVEVANCDVLKNLFPASVAEGLLQLEKLSIIECGVEEIVAKPEDVEPAPYYCFKTEEFLPRDTDF, encoded by the exons ATGAGTCATCCTTTCACCTACAAGAGCAAGTTTGAGACACTTCATCATGAGGCTGAGCAGTTGATGAACAAAAGACTCAAGTTGCAGCAATCCGTTGATGAGGCTAAAAGAAAAGGGGAAGAGATATACGAAAGTGTCGACAAGTGGCTGATCGAAGCGGGCAAAGCTATTGAAGAAGCTGATGAATTTATCCAAGGCGAAGAACAAGCGAAAAAGAGGTGTTTCGTTGGATTATGTCCTGATTTGAAGACGCGCTACCTTCTTAGCAAGAAAGCAGAGAAGAAAGCGTTGGCAATTGATAAGCTTGTGAATGAAGGCGACCATGATCCGATTTCCTTTCGTCCCCGTATACTGCAGATAGTTGCCTCATCAGTATATCATCGTGAGGCCTTGAATTCAAGAGTTTTGTTCTTGAAGCAAGTTATGGATGCTCTGAGAGATCCTAATCTTAACAAGATTGGAGTTCATGGAATGGGAGGTGTGGGGAAGACCACCCTAGCAAAAGAGGTCCACAGGCAAGCTCTAGAAGAGAAGCTATTCGACGAGGTGGTTATGGTTGCAGTGAATCAAACACCAGAACTCCGAAGAATTCAATCGGAGGTAGCTGATGTCCTGGGCCTGACATTTGATGTGGAGGGAATACCTGGAAGAGCTAATCGACTATATGAGAGGCTGAAGAAAGAGAAGAAGGTACTTATAATTCTAGATGATATTTGGAAACAACTTGATTTAAAAGCAGTAGGAATTCCCATCGGGGATGACTGCAAAGGATGCAAAATACTGCTAACCTCAAGGGACAAACATGTACTGTCTCAGATGGGCACACAAGTTGTTTTCCACCTTGACGTTCTACAGGACGAAGAGGCGTGGAGTCTGTTTGAAATGACTCTGGCAGATGCTAAAGATTCAGAATTGCCTCCCATAGCCACGGAAGTTGCTAAAAAATGTGCAGGATTGCCTCTTCTATTACTCACAGTGGCGACAGACTTGCGAAATAGAGAGTCATACGCATGGAATGATAAGCTGAAGCAGCTATCTGTGTTTGACAATGAAGAAATATATGCAAAAGTACACTCGGTTCTGGAGTCAAGCTACAATGATTTGCCTGGTAATGAAGTCAAGTCGTTTTTCTTACTTTGTGGTCTGTTAGGACTATCTAATATTCCAATCCGGTCCTTGCTGAAATACGTCATGGGTCTAAGTTTATTCAAGCACATTTCTACTGTCAAAGAAGCAAGAAACAAAGTTTATACTTTGATTGATACCCTCAAAGCAAAATGCTTATTGATAGATGGTGATAAGTATGGATTTGTGAAAATGCATGATGTTGTTCGAGACACTGCTTTATTGATTGCATCTAGAGAGCAACATGCGTTTATAGGTACAAGAAGCGGCAGTGAGTTGATGAAATGGCCAAACAAGGATTCCGCCAGAATTTCTCTGCCTTATTGTGATATTGAAGATCTCCCTGAAGGGTGGGAGTGCCCAAAAGCAGAGCTACTATTACTTTTCACTGAAGTTCTTTCTTTGGGAATCCCAGACCTATTTTTCAAGGGGATTAGAAACCTCGAAGTAGTGGATTTTACTGGGATGCATTTTGTGTCCCTTCCTTCTTCACTTGCTTTCCTATCCAACATTCATACCCTTTGCTTGCATCGATGCCAACTGGATGACATAGCTATCATCGGAGACTTGAAGCAACTACGAGTCCTTAGTTTTGCAAACTCCTACATTGTTGAGTTGCCCAGACAAATAGAGGAACTGACTCGACTAAAATTGTTAGATGTGAGCGATTGTTCCAAACTCAAAATGATTCCTGCAAGTGCCTTATCAAAGCTGTCCCTGCTAGAAGCACTGTATATGAGTAACAGCTTTGATCAGTGGGAGGCCGATGGGATTAGAAATCAAGGCAATGCAAGCCTTGCTGAGTTGGAATACTTGTCTCACTTGATGACTTTGGAAATACAGATACTGGATGCCAAGATATTACCAAAACGCCTATTTTCTAATGGGTTGCAAAGCTATAGAATACTCATAGGGGATGGATGGGACTGGAATGGGAATTATGAAACCTCCAGAATGCTGAAACTTAAGCTCAAGACAAGCATTCATTCAGAGTATGGGGTCAAAGTGTTGTTGAGGGAGACTGAAGATTTATATTTAGATGAAGTGAGAGGGGCTGAGAATGTGTTGTATGATATTGATGGGGACGGCTTTCCGCAATTGAAGCATCTCCATGTCCAGAACAATACCGTCATTCAACATATCATCAATTCGACAAAGTGGGCTGCATGTGATGCCTTTCCCATTCTAGAGTCCTTAATTTTGGAAAATTTAATGAATCTGGAGAAGATTTGTCATGGTCAACTCGCTGCAGGATCTTTTAATAAATTAGGAATTTTAAAAGTATGGAATTGCGACAGATTGACGAATCTCTTCTCATTATCTACTGCCAGATGTCTTTTGCAGCTACGAGTAATGGAAGTGCGCTTTTGTCCCAACATGGAAGCTATTGTTGTAGATGATGAAGACAGCAATGAAGAAGTGGTTGAGTTCAATCAGTTACGCTCCTTGACGCTGGATGGTCTACCACATCTTAGAAGCTTTCGCAGCAAAATGAAGAAGGCGCCTCCAGGAATTGAATCGAGACACAAGCAAATATTGACTGCTGATGAGCCagcatttgaggaatttgtgtcaGAGGAATCATCACTTTTCAACAGAATG GTTTCTTTCCCCAACTTGGAGGTTCTTCTACTAGTCTCAGttacttgtgaaaagatatggcacGACCAACTTTCCGCAACTTATTCAAACTTAAAAAGCTTGACTGTGACGAGATGcgacaatttgaagtatttattTTCAACTTCAATTGTTAAAAGTCTTTTGCAGCTCAAAACACTTCGTATTGAGGATTGTAGTTCCTTGGAAGAGATAATACTGACAGAGGAAAttatagaagaagaagatgagagggTGAATAAGATAATCTTCCCTAAATTGGATGCGCTGAAGCTTTGGCGTCTTCCATACTTGATTAGATTCTGCAGTGGCTATCAaattgaatttcaatctcttAGAGACTTGGACATATTGGGATGCGGTGCATTGATGTGTTTGGTCCCCAGTGTTCCACATACAGACATGATGGCAAAACAAGTTTACACAGAGACGAACCACAATACTGAAATCCAATCTCTCTTCAATGAAATG GTTGCTTTCTCTAACTTGGAGAATTTGAATCTCCGGGAAATGAATGACATGAAAAGTGTATGGCACAGCCAATTTGCGGCTGATTCCTTCTGTAAACTAAAATCATTGAAAATTTCTTATTGCTCGAAATTGATGACTGTTTTTCCATCAAATGTCTTAGAAAGATTCCAAAGATTAGAGGAGTTGAATGTACGATATTGTAATTCTTTGCAAGAGATATATCAACTTGAAGGGTTCAATGTTATTGAAGCATTTGAGCTGAGAAAATTATCTATAGACAGTCTGCCATCGTTGAAGCATGTGTGGAGGAAGGATCCACAAGGAGTTTTCacttttcaaaatttgaaatcagTTGAAGTTGCAAATTGTGATGTTCTAAAAAATCTCTTTCCAGCCTCCGTAGCCGAGGGTCTTTTGCAACTTGAAAAGCTTTCAATAATAGAATGTGGGGTTGAGGAGATTGTTGCAAAGCCAGAAGATGTGGAACCAGCCCCTTATTACTGTTTTAA AACTGAGGAGTTTCTACCCAGGGACACAGATTTCTGA